A stretch of DNA from Odocoileus virginianus isolate 20LAN1187 ecotype Illinois chromosome 7, Ovbor_1.2, whole genome shotgun sequence:
AAGGCAGAGTGAGGACACAGTTGGAGGGAGCCATTGGTTGGGAAACCCAGTTCAATAATCTGAGCACCTAGGCTTGGTTTTAGGAACTggggagagaaagataaatatgataaCATTCTTGAAACAGATCCTTTTAAAAGTATCATACAATGTGATAAATGCTCCACTGTGGATATGAATAAAGCACCAGGAAGGCATAAAGAAATAAGTGATGAATTTTGCCAAGGTGGCTAGGAGTGATAGTTTTAGGAAGACTTCCCAGGAGAAATGACATTTCAGTTGGATTTTGAAGGGCAAGGAGGAGTTCAACAGTTGGGAagagtggctcagacagtaaagaatctgcctgcaatgctggcgacccaggttcaatccctggttcaggaagatcccctggagaaggaaatgtctacccactccagtatccttgcctggagaattcaaggacagaagagcctggcagccttatagtccatgggatcacaaagaatcagatatgactaagcaactaacacttttttagAGCTATTGCTCATAGAATAATCAGCAGAACAAAGACATATTCAGGAAAAGCAAATGAGTCCCAGGACATGTCTTAAAGTAATGGTGGGTGATGGTTGTCAAGGAGTTCATGGGAGGCTCTGGGAAGATTTTTAATATGCCCATGGCTATTAGTGTTTCCCAGGTGGATCTCTGGGTCTAAAAAGCCCAAGGCAAGAGGCTGCTCAGGGGTAAGACCCTCTTCTGCTTTGTGCCTAGGGAGAAGAAAGGTGCACTATTTGTTCCCAGATGGAAAGGAGATGGCCGAAGAATATGATGAGAAGACAAATGAACTACTTGGTAAGTGAGAGGGGCCCCCAGTGGGCCCTTAGAAACACTTGGGGTGACCTGAGCACAGGTAAACAGGCCTAGCTGAGGCTTCAGGGAGAAGCTCAGCAGTACCTTTGGGAGcttggggagactgaggcccttGAAGCAAAGTTGTTCCTGAGAATAACCCAAGGTCAGGGCCGGACACCAGAGATGCAGTGGGCATCCACTTGACCAGTGAACCTCACTCCACCCCCAGGCAGATGAGAGAGTTAACTCTTCTAAGGTGTGATTGGGGGTGTAGAGAAACCACTGGGAAAATCTTCACAGAGAAGGTAGAATTGGAAGTAAGCCTGGTGGGCGAAGTCATGGTGAAGGCAGCTTTCCCTGCACATTTTggcttaatttttgttttgttttctgaaaccaCATCAGGAACAAGCAAGAATCAGAGGCAGCAGCTTCTGACTTTGCCTCAGAGGCAGCTCTGTTAAATATACCCCTCGTTTTGGAGAACGTTTGAATtaaagggaggaggggggagaaaTGGTCATTTTGCAGCATCATCACTTTCATTCCTGCAGcccttttcttctaagaataaGCCCATGAATAGAGGCTCCAGCTCAGATTTCTGAAGATTATTTGATTTGCTCATTCTCTGTTCTCAGGTATGCATATCAGCATTAACTGACTTCCTGAAGCTAGGTGGCTGGTTCTTTGACCCAGGGCCTGAGGCTGTCAGCAGTGGGAGTTGGTCTCTTTATTAAGTTTCACCTGAAATGCTAAGACCAATGATGGAATCATGGGCTGGGTTATTTTCTTGTCATTATTCTTGACTTTAATTTCTTCCTGGGACTGATGGACAGGTAGTACTGTTGAGggaatttctttttccctttttctcacaGCTCATAAATGTCTAGAACCGACAACATGGATCACACTGGTTTGCATTCTCTCCGTCTCCAGTCTTAAAATGTGTGTCCTGCGCATGCTCAGCCGCAAAGTGAAGTGTTGATCCTTCCTTATTATGAGCTGCTTGGGTTCCAGTCCCAATTGGTTTAGTCTGGTGCTATTAAAAAATCTTGATGTGTTTAGCATATGACACTGATTTGGTGGAAACCAATACAGTAGTAATATCCTTACAATGCATTGTAATTTATAGCACTCCCAGGGGGTGAAAGCCTTGGAATTCCTAACAGGGGGTGAGCTTATGAAAGCAGAGGTCACGTGGGCTGACCAGCGCCATCACCAGGCCAGGGACTAGCCACAGCTCCTTTCTCTGAGCCCCCAGCAGCACTCTCCTCTCCACACAGAGCAAATAATACAGATGTTGCTGCTGTggctataaaaacaaacaagtaaaaccCAAGGCCTCTTAGTTGTGCTTGGACACAAACTTGAAATGAAGAACAAGCCCAGGTTACTTCATTGGTAACATCCCATGTGAACCTATCACATTCCTTCATGGTCAAGAATAGACAGTGGCCTCCCAActcctttttcttaaaagcaaaaatagaggtTCATAGGAGAATGTTGTTTGAATAAGTCTACCTAAGGATAGTAATACTGTAACTTTTATTGGGCGCCATGCCAAGTGCTTTACACCAGTCATCCTCCTTACAGCCCTGTGTGGTAGGTAGGTACTGCTATATTCTTTTTACAGTCAGGAAAATTGCAGGTTTCAAGAGGTTAAGCACCTTGCTCAGAATCACATAGCTGGTTAGTTACAGGGCTTGGGTCTAAGCCTAGGTCTGTCTGATGAAGAGCCCTTGCTTTTAATCCACAACAACATACTGTTGGGAGTTGAGAGTATTtaatcctgttttgtttttttaactaaattttgTTCTCCTCAGAATGACCCAAGTAGAGACTAGTGGGAGCAGGACAGAGATTGGGCAGTGAGGAACACTCCACTCAAACCACTGGGCCCCTTGAACAGCTGACCCTTTTCTTATTCATCTccaaccaccccaccccacgcctGCCAGCTTGCAAaatactgtttgtttttaatttttaagcataAATAATCCCAGGGCCTGAACTGACTTTCACTTGTGCATTCGTTGAAGCAAAATATGGACAGGGTTTTTGTGGCTGTAAATGGGAatggtttccattttttatttttttccagctaaTTATACAAATTGGATAATTGGCCAAACTGGTTTTCTGTCTGAAAAACCCAGAAAGTAATTTATAGAGAGAATTACCAATAGTGCATCTGTCTGGGTCAGAGCCCTTCCAGTTGGTGTTAATAAGCATAGtagtgtcatatttttttttcctgcccgcTCAGTGCTATTCATTCCCACCCCCCACAATGAATGCTGTATGTGTATtcatagagaaaaaaaactgaagggCCCCATAACAATGATCGGAACATCAAACCAACCCTAGAAGAACACAGCATGTCCAGGGGGGCCGAGGCTGAAGGGCAGGCCATCCCCCAGCGATTACATTCGGATTACCGGCTTAATCTGCTGTGGTATTTGACCGCCAGCCTAACCACCCCAGGCTGCATTTGGAGGATATTGAGCACTTTCATCCCCAAGCACTTCACCGGCTTTATAAATGACCCACTCGATTCCCTTCAGCCTCCTCAGGGATGGGACGTGGCAGCTGTTTAATAGCCACATAGCAATGTTGCAGTGTTTTAGGGCAGAAAAGAAGAATCCTGCATCCAGTTTAAGCTGCAGGGAGTATTTAGGAAAGGGGAATGTAATTATCCACATTGGAAGTGGGCCAGGGCTGGGAGCTCTGGGGAAGGAGGCCTTTAGGACCTCTACTTTCCAGCCCACCTGAAAGATGGGGCCTCCTTTCAGCAGTCAGGGACATCAGCCTGCTTCCTGCTGACTTAGGAAAAAGGCCCCAGGCGCTGCCTCCTTCAAATATTCCCAATCAGACCCTTTACAGGGTCATTGAAAGTCTCCTTTCCAAGGACTGGCCCTGGCTCAGCCAGGAAGATATGACAGCGTCCCAGGGAGCTGCCTTGCACACACCAGTTTGGGTTTAACATATAATCAAATCAGAGTGACAGCAGGTGGAAACAGTCTTCTGTTGCCGCAGGAGCTGTCCTTGAGTTCAGGAACAAAGACAGGACAAGAAAGACAAGACGAAGCATGTATTTGCATGTGTGCATCCATGCCCACATCCATGGGAGAAATAATAAGGACTTCACCAAAAATCATTTATTGGATCTTATCTCAACACGGGAATTAGTACAGAGACCTTCTTCGTATTCTAACAGAGAATTTAACCTCAAAGTGTCAAAAACAGTGAAACAGCCAAGGGTCCAAGTTTCTGTGACCTGAGTGGCTTTTAAGGCCAGCAGTAAGGAAACCAGTAGCTAACCTTCCATCTCCTTAGGGTCCTTTTGGGGAACATTTCTGTTCCAAACCCAGTTATTCCATAGATAAAAGAGTAGATCGGAATTGCCTTTCCTGGCCACACTGGCACTGTGCTTCAGGACACATGATTTAACAAGGCTCGTGATCACCGGACCCCTCACTTGTCCAGCCTCAAATAATTAAgtgtttttcagaaattaaattttcaaatagttgaagcttttcctttaaatgctaaaattttaaaaagaaatagagctttaaaaaaaacttaaaaaatatcatatatgctattgaatatttttgaggaaggcattgcaacccactccagtattcttgcctggagaatccccatggatagaagagcctggcaggctacagggtcgcaaagagttggacacaagtgaagagACTTGGCACAGCAcagttaaatatttatagaatacaAGTTAGCCTTTTACTAATGATTGAAATTCTGGTCTTGGAGTTAGGAGACCTGAATTTTACCTGTGGGTTTTGCAAGTGAGTGTCTCTTTCTGCGCCTTGGTAATTCTTTATACTCTTCCTTGGAGAGTGGTAGCAGGGGTTGAAGGAGAGCAGGCTGGGAAGAATGCTATTTCTCATTTGAAAGATAGAAGCATTGGACTAGACGCTTTCTAAAAGAACCTCCGCCTTTAAGCTGTTTTGACTGTTCTTAGATCATGATCCCATCAGTCTAAGGATGCTTGTTTGCCCTCACACCAAGTGGCCCCACATGCTTTTTAGTTCTGACCCTGCACTCAGTGTGAGCTATCCCATCATGCTGTTGTCAGTATGCctgggaaaaaattaatttcctgcCTTATTCTACACATAGCATTTTATACATGTCCGAGTAAGAATCTAGGAGTGATCTTTTCTACAGTATAGAGTGAGATACATGGGTCTGTCACAGTAAGTCACAGCTAAGAGGCGTTTGTCACTTCTGAGTTTGTAACTGTGAAGGCTGCAACCCAGAAGACTGGCTTCCTAGTTGAGCAAGGTATTACATGAGTAGATTTGGATGTACTCCTAGTCAACAGTCCATTCACTTAAAAGAGAGgtatttgtgagaaaaaaaaaagttgcctatAAAGCATATTTCCAAGTTTTActcttccttattaattttcattataaactTGGAAATGTGTTTCTAGGGAGAGTTTTTGGCCCTGAGACGTAATAAAATCACACTGCAGAATGCAACAGACCTTATAAAAGCACATATTCAAGGgaaaatcctcattttacagcATACTTTTGTGTTCAGCTTGTGTGCCTTGCTTAGAGCAGGGAGGGTGTTTGGGGTTTGGCACAGCTACTTAGAAGAAACCCATCCTGAGAATcgcactccccccgcccccggcccagaAAAGGACCAACCACCACAGGCCACCGGGTACTTTCTGAGTTGTCTGGCTCCTCACGGCAGCTCCAGGAAGGCTGCTGGCCTGGAGCAGCGCCCGAGCTGCCACCTGGAAGACCCCCATTGCCTCAGGGAGGGAAGGAGCCAAGCGGTCGCGCTTGGGAAAGCCCCCTTGGGCCACGGACGTGCTGACAGCGGTCGGCTGTGACAGGGCTGAGTGGGGTCCCTGAGCGTCCCAGTGGGGCTCTCAGTGTCTACTGAACTGgacttttcacttaaaatttccATACAAGTGTGGGCCTTACTGGAAGAAAAAATCTTATGCAAACATCTGGgctgtaaaatagaaatgattatTTGCATTATAAAAGGATGATTCCACTCTATAAGAAATTTATGTTACAtcttttataaataatacatttaaaatgtgatgTGTGCCTAAAATTTCCTGTAAAAACAACTGTGGggctgttgttttaagccaggtACACCTGAAATGAGTAAACTTCTCAATTTGGACTTTCCAAGTCATGCCTATCAGCTTTCACACTCTTAATTCATTCTTCCTTGCTTATTTTTAGAAGGAAGAATGCACATCAACTCATGCTTCTTGGGATCCATATTTTCCCTGTTACTAGTAGCCACCCTTTTCCCAACCTTCACATCATCCTTGTGATTGAAGTCATACCTGGGGGTTTCTGAACTCCACTTGGCGCCTTTCACAgctttgttttaattctttttgtctgGGCACCCTGATCTGTGCTTTACAAATTGTCTAATATTGAAATGCTCTCCTGAGATTTCAGGGGTCATGAGGTCCCTGCTCTGATGGATAAAAGTTAGTGTGAAGGCCTGTCACTCCCACTTTTATCCTGTTCTGTACCTAAAGTGATGTCAGTGATTCAGTAGAAGAGAGCAGAACACCTTTCCTCCCTGTAATCCCactgcttccttctctcctcagTGAGGAAGTGGCGTGTGAAGAGTGCCCTGGGAGCCTTGGGCCAGTGGCAGATTGAGGTGGGAGAGCCAGCACTCCCAGGAGCAGGGAGCCTGGGGCCTGAACTCATCACGGAAAGCAATGCCAATGTATGTCTATCTGTCAGGTGTcttggggaggctgggggagcgGGGTGCTAGCCCTCAAGGGCAGGCACCATGTCTTGTTCACCTCCTCATCTCCAGTGTGCCCACCTGGACACAGTGCTCTAGAGACATTCCCTTGAATGGATACCCAAAGGGTTTTGGCTTAGTCATCCCAGAGCAGGGGCTCCAGGCTTCGTAGGTCACAGCAGTGGCAGCCTCAGAGGAGAGCTGAGGATCTCCCATTGTGTCCCTGGGTAGAGCTCTGTGGAGGGGAGCCATCCCTTCCTACCCCTCTCCAAGAATAGTCCTTGAATTGGATTTGCCTTCTGCAGCCCATATTCATGCGCAAAGATACCAAGATGAGTTTCCAGTGGCGAATTCGAAACCTCCCATACCCTAAGGACGTTTACAGCGTCTGTGTGGACCAGAAGGAGCACTGTGTTGTCGTGAGAACAACCAACAAAAAGTAAGTGGCGTGGTAGGCACCTGCCTACTTGTGTATGagcaaggtgggggtggggtttgaCCTAGGGTTAGGACTCAGATGGTTCCCCACCCCAGAGGGTAGAGCAGCCTCCTCTTCCAGCTCTGAGAGAGGCAGAAGGGCTTCACACAGCCCTAGAGTAGGTACTAAAAGCTGAAGGGCTTTCTGTCTTCAGCCCTTGAATACTGTAATCAGAACCAGCTTGAATGTTGTAATCAGCTCCATCAGGGCAGGGAAATTGGACAATGAGTGTCTGGTCCAGTACTTGGCATATGCTggagctcagtaaacatttgttggatgaatgaggGGATGAGGAAATAACCCAGCCACTGACTTGTGATCTTAGGTGGTTCTGCAGTAAGGTTACTATACCTTGACCTCTGGCTGGCTCCAATCCACTATGAGCTTGGAGCTGGCAGGGAGCCAGAGCCTGGAAGGCACCCCTGTCTGAGGTGGCAGTTACAGAAGTTAAAAGCACTGGTCTGGGAGCAGCAAACTTGATCCAACCAACACCCTAGGGGTGTTGTCCCTAGAGGGACAGGGGGTGGGTGCTTTGGCTTCTTAGAAGTCTCTTGCATGATGTTTCAAAGAGGGTCCTCACGTCCCTTTTCCTCCTATTCTCATGGTATGCTAGGGGCAGGCAAACTTTGGGGCTGAGGGGACAGAAGGTGACCGAGGTGTGGAGATCTGATCCTGGCGGGACTGCTTCTGGGCTGATATCTTGGAAATGCACTGATCTCGTTTGGGTTTCTGAAGTTCTGACTGACCACAGAAGAGAAGAGCCCCGTAATGACTTGGCTGTGAACTGAGTCAGAGGGATTGCAGTGTAGGACCAACTCCCGTGAAATAGATTTAGGGCATTGAGATGGGAGGTTTTATGAGTTACTAGTCCACAGACTGTGAAGCTACCCAGCATGTCTCATGGGGTGCTCAGCTTAGGCCAGAGATGCTCCCTCCAGTTTACCTGGAGTGAGGAGGACCCAGTATTTGTCCATCTTCTCAGGTGGTGTGGTGccagcctcccctcccatctccctcaggTCCGTGAGGCCACAGGAAAGCagtgtggctcccaggctcccctAGTGCCACCCTGGgttctcccctcctctctgacCCCCACACCCTATCACTTTGGCAGGGttcaggggtggggaaggggtggagatgaatgaattaatttcaGGATTATTGCTGTACATGCAGCCAGCAGCCCCTAAAGTGAGCCTTGTCTATAAATATAAAGTCATAATAATAAGGGTTTGCGTTTGTAAAGCACTTTATAGCCCTCAGATAAAAGGCAGTTTATTCCCGTTATTGTTCTCATCATTAACAGGAGTCAGTGCCTAAAGTAGAATTTAGCAATTTCAGACAACAGAGAAATTGCCTTTAGGAAAACAAACTCCATGCTTCAGCAAGCATTCCCTGGCGTCAGAGGCCCTGGGTCCAAACTAGGAACAAAAGTGCTTCTGATAGCACTTGAATCTGCAGCCCAGCAGTTTGTGGAGCTGGCTGCTGCCTCCCTTTTGTCCCCCAGAGGTCACTGTCGAATACAGATATCAAGCAGAAATGTGATTACCAGGGAGCGAGAGAAGAGAGGCTAGCTAGCTCACCAGAAAATTCATCTGCAGGCCGGTCCTCTGGGTACCATCTCCTGCGCATATCCAACCATAGGTGGCGCTGTTGGCCAGGCGCTCCACTCCAGCGCCCCAGGCAAGGGGAGACGTTGCTGAACTGCTGGGTGAGGACGGGTGGTGATGGGAGTAGTGCCTCCAGAGGGAGCAGGACCAGGATCGGATTCCCACAGAGGGGAGAGGAGTATGTGAGTGCTCACTTCAGGGCCTGCACTGAGATCTCAGGGTCAGTGCTGCCCAGCCTGGCGCAGCACAACCTTGGGACCCTCTGCTGGGAGGAAGGCGAGGGAGACTGCTAAGCCCCAAACCGGCTCCTCCTCAGCCTAGTGGCACGTTCATTTTCTACTTGGAGTAATAACACGTCCTGTACCTTTACTTCCTCTAAATATACACAACTCAATGGCTATTCCTTTGAGCGGAGTTTAACTTTTTCAAGATAAtgtaaaaatctattttctgATCATCACACCATCCAGTGGTAGACAGggtatgtatttttattcttgtGCTATATATGAACGATTCCATAAGAGTATCTATAAAGTCAGCATGATGCACTTGATTTACTGGCGGGGATAGTGACGGTTTTAATGCCCAGGCCTCTAGTTTCCACCACACTGTGGCTTTTCTGATTTGACGTCCTTCACCTGAAGGTTCCATATCTGCCCCGATTCTAATATTCTGGAATATGGTTATCAATAAAAGCCAGAGTCCCTGAAAAACTGAGTTTGCCGCTTTTCTTGATGGAATTGATTCCAGTGAATTATGTCCTTGGCCTCAGGTAATAGCAAGAGATGAACTAGGGAAGGAAGAAGGTGCTTTTCTACGATCTGATTGTGGCATCATCTGTTCCCAATAAGCATGCTTGTGCAGAGAGAAGGTTCTGAGCCTCAGCCTTAGAAGCTGGCAGCTTTAAGTGGAATGAGCTGGGCGTGGAATAGGAGGATGTCAGCTTGAATCTGGCCTCTGCCACATATTAAATCATAGCATTTTGGGCaaggtttcctcatctatcacaGGAGAATACTCATGCGTACATCATAGATTGTTTGGGGAATTAGGAAATTGTATATTATACTCAGCCCTGTGGCCAGCCTGAGGAAATTGGAGGCCAATTCCAATTTCTTTGGAAATTGGAGCCTGAAGAGAGTTTGGCTGATTTGACATCAGTAATACTAACTCTGTGGGAGTGTTAATAGGCATCTCTAGAAAAAAGGATTCTGTGATCAAATACGGTTAGGAAACTGAATTAAAGTTTCTCTTTGGTAGGACTTCTGAGAGCCTTAAATATGTGAATGTGCATTATAGGCAGAGGTGACCAGTTTGTCTGGACTGTTGATGTTTAAGCAAGAAGGGAAGATGTGCCTACTGATCTTCTAAGGGACAGACTGACTACACAGGCTTCCCTCGACCACTCTGGCCGAGCCTGTGTGTAGGTGTGTAGA
This window harbors:
- the DPCD gene encoding protein DPCD, with amino-acid sequence MAVTGWLENLRAAEKTALLQDGRRKVHYLFPDGKEMAEEYDEKTNELLVRKWRVKSALGALGQWQIEVGEPALPGAGSLGPELITESNANPIFMRKDTKMSFQWRIRNLPYPKDVYSVCVDQKEHCVVVRTTNKKYYKKFSIPDLERYQLPLDESSLSFAHANSTLIISYQKPKEVLVAESELQKELKKVKTAHSSDGDCKTQ